The following are encoded together in the Echeneis naucrates chromosome 9, fEcheNa1.1, whole genome shotgun sequence genome:
- the rufy3 gene encoding protein RUFY3 isoform X3, giving the protein MAELPADSAPLGSSEGSESCGRQNSSDENGHVDSPDETLSPTSVIYFKEALSSSNLRFGKPGSVSPTSLRQYDFQIERLQSKRRNPKDPIAIERLNLMNMAKLSIKGLIESALNLGRTLDSDYAPLQQFFVVMEHCLKHGLKTKKTFLGQNKSFWGALELVEKLTPEAGEITASVKDLPGLKTPLGRGRAWLRLALMQKKLSDYMKTIINRKDLLSEFYEPNALMMEEEGAVIAGLLVGLNVIDANLCMKGEDLDSQVGVIDFSMYLKDGGHSSKSAEGDGQITAILDQKNYVEELNRHLSTSVNALQAKVDALEKSNTKLTEELAVANNRIITLQEDVERVKEESSYHLESRKALRSDSAADGQVLGETRKQLKEETLLRLDVEKELEVQIGMKQEMELSMKMLEKDICEKQDALVELRQQLDDLRTINQQLSHKSQSADASSKQKSEVIARLEEKINQMSGTVKQLETSEKHLVKQARNLNSAAGKLLQLQQ; this is encoded by the exons atggcgGAGCTCCCGGCGGACTCGGCTCCGCTCGGCTCTTCAGAGGGTTCAGAAAGTTGTGGGAGACAAAATTCATCGGATGAAAACGGACACGTTGACAGTCCGGACGAGACTCTCTCCCCGACATCCGTGATTTACTTCAAGGAGGCTTTAAGCTCCTCCAACCTGCGCTTCGGGAAGCCCGGGTCGGTCTCACCGACTTCCCTCCGACAGTATGACTTCCAGATTGAAAGACTCCAGTCAAAGCGCAGAA atccGAAGGATCCCATTGCAATCGAAAGGCTTAACTTGATGAACATGGCCAAACTGAGCATCAAGGGCCTGATTGAGTCTGCCCTCAACCTGGGACGCACTCTGGACTCGGACTATGCACCCCTCCAGCAGTTTTTTGTCGTGATGGAGCACTGCCTGAAACACGGGCTCAAAA CTAAGAAAACCTTCCTGGGACAGAACAAGTCTTTCTGGGGGGCGTTGGAGCTGGTGGAGAAGCTGACGCCCGAGGCAGGAGAGATCACTGCCAGCGTAAAAGACCTGCCTGGCCTCAA AACTCCTTTAGGCAGAGGACGTGCCTGGTTACGACTGGCCTTAATGCAGAAGAAGCTGTCCGACTACATGAAGACCATCATCAACAGAAAGGACCTGCTCAG TGAATTCTATGAGCCAAACGCgctgatgatggaggaggagggagccgTCATTGCTGGACTGCTCGTCGGACTCAACGTCATCGATGCCAATCTGTGTATGAAGGGAGAGGACCTTGACTCACAG GTCGGGGTGATTGATTTCTCAATGTACCTCAAAGATGGTGGACACAGTAGTAAGAGTGCAGAGGG CGACGGTCAGATCACAGCTATTCTGGACCAGAAGAATTATGTGGAGGAGCTGAACAGACATTTAAG caCGTCAGTAAATGCCCTCCAGGCCAAGGTGGACGCTCTGGAGAAGTCCAACACAAAGCTAACAGAGGAG CTCGCGGTGGCAAACAACAGGATCATCACCCTACAAGAAGATgtggagagagtgaaagaggagAGCTCGTATCACCTGGAGTCCAGAAAG GCGTTAAGAAGCGACTCGGCAGCAGACGGACAAGTGCTGGGCGAAACACGCAAGCAGCTCAAAGAGGAAACTCTGCTTCGACTG GATgtggagaaggagctggaggtgCAGATCGGGATGAAGCAGGAGATGGAGCTGTCCATGAAGATGCTGGAGAAAGACATCTGTGAGAAGCAGGATGCTCTGGTGGAGCTCAGGCAGCAGCTGGATGATCTCCGCACCATCAACCAACAGCTCAGCCACAAGTCGCAG AGTGCAGACGCCAGCTCCAAACAGAAGAGTGAAGTCATCGCTCGCCTGGAGGAGAAGATAAACCAAATGTCAGGGACTGTAAAACAGCTGGAGACcag TGAGAAACATTTGGTGAAACAGGCCAGAAACCTGAACTCGGCTGCAGGGaagctgctccagctgcagcagtag
- the rufy3 gene encoding protein RUFY3 isoform X1: MAELPADSAPLGSSEGSESCGRQNSSDENGHVDSPDETLSPTSVIYFKEALSSSNLRFGKPGSVSPTSLRQYDFQIERLQSKRRNPKDPIAIERLNLMNMAKLSIKGLIESALNLGRTLDSDYAPLQQFFVVMEHCLKHGLKTKKTFLGQNKSFWGALELVEKLTPEAGEITASVKDLPGLKTPLGRGRAWLRLALMQKKLSDYMKTIINRKDLLSEFYEPNALMMEEEGAVIAGLLVGLNVIDANLCMKGEDLDSQVGVIDFSMYLKDGGHSSKSAEGDGQITAILDQKNYVEELNRHLSTSVNALQAKVDALEKSNTKLTEELAVANNRIITLQEDVERVKEESSYHLESRKALRSDSAADGQVLGETRKQLKEETLLRLDVEKELEVQIGMKQEMELSMKMLEKDICEKQDALVELRQQLDDLRTINQQLSHKSQSADASSKQKSEVIARLEEKINQMSGTVKQLETRCKQTEKARDLAVEANRLFKQEFGDKIESLQVEVEQLRKHRSSLELELRREREREQRAEHHRSVASRQSSTHQRERRNPENVPKQRLPESPSVKTEADQLQSEQEDKTSLSSSLSLSHHEDEQDESFVEISHPSMCSMCEQDDSLLKTKKQCKNCSMVFCESCVSNELPLPSSILPETVCSACYSLLLQQYASTPT; this comes from the exons atggcgGAGCTCCCGGCGGACTCGGCTCCGCTCGGCTCTTCAGAGGGTTCAGAAAGTTGTGGGAGACAAAATTCATCGGATGAAAACGGACACGTTGACAGTCCGGACGAGACTCTCTCCCCGACATCCGTGATTTACTTCAAGGAGGCTTTAAGCTCCTCCAACCTGCGCTTCGGGAAGCCCGGGTCGGTCTCACCGACTTCCCTCCGACAGTATGACTTCCAGATTGAAAGACTCCAGTCAAAGCGCAGAA atccGAAGGATCCCATTGCAATCGAAAGGCTTAACTTGATGAACATGGCCAAACTGAGCATCAAGGGCCTGATTGAGTCTGCCCTCAACCTGGGACGCACTCTGGACTCGGACTATGCACCCCTCCAGCAGTTTTTTGTCGTGATGGAGCACTGCCTGAAACACGGGCTCAAAA CTAAGAAAACCTTCCTGGGACAGAACAAGTCTTTCTGGGGGGCGTTGGAGCTGGTGGAGAAGCTGACGCCCGAGGCAGGAGAGATCACTGCCAGCGTAAAAGACCTGCCTGGCCTCAA AACTCCTTTAGGCAGAGGACGTGCCTGGTTACGACTGGCCTTAATGCAGAAGAAGCTGTCCGACTACATGAAGACCATCATCAACAGAAAGGACCTGCTCAG TGAATTCTATGAGCCAAACGCgctgatgatggaggaggagggagccgTCATTGCTGGACTGCTCGTCGGACTCAACGTCATCGATGCCAATCTGTGTATGAAGGGAGAGGACCTTGACTCACAG GTCGGGGTGATTGATTTCTCAATGTACCTCAAAGATGGTGGACACAGTAGTAAGAGTGCAGAGGG CGACGGTCAGATCACAGCTATTCTGGACCAGAAGAATTATGTGGAGGAGCTGAACAGACATTTAAG caCGTCAGTAAATGCCCTCCAGGCCAAGGTGGACGCTCTGGAGAAGTCCAACACAAAGCTAACAGAGGAG CTCGCGGTGGCAAACAACAGGATCATCACCCTACAAGAAGATgtggagagagtgaaagaggagAGCTCGTATCACCTGGAGTCCAGAAAG GCGTTAAGAAGCGACTCGGCAGCAGACGGACAAGTGCTGGGCGAAACACGCAAGCAGCTCAAAGAGGAAACTCTGCTTCGACTG GATgtggagaaggagctggaggtgCAGATCGGGATGAAGCAGGAGATGGAGCTGTCCATGAAGATGCTGGAGAAAGACATCTGTGAGAAGCAGGATGCTCTGGTGGAGCTCAGGCAGCAGCTGGATGATCTCCGCACCATCAACCAACAGCTCAGCCACAAGTCGCAG AGTGCAGACGCCAGCTCCAAACAGAAGAGTGAAGTCATCGCTCGCCTGGAGGAGAAGATAAACCAAATGTCAGGGACTGTAAAACAGCTGGAGACcag ATGCAAACAGACGGAGAAGGCGAGGGATCTGGCCGTAGAGGCCAACCGGCTCTTCAAACAGGAGTTTGGAGACAAAATAGAAAGtctgcaggtggaggtggagcagctgaggaaaCACAG gtccagtctggagctggagctgagaagagagcgagagcgagagcaAAGGGCCGAGCATCATCGGAGCGTCGCTTCCAGACAGTCTAGTACCCatcagagggagaggaggaaccCGGAGAATGTACCCAAA CAGCGTCTCCCAGAATCCCCATCTGTGAAAACGGAGGCTGACCAGTTACAGAGTGAACAGGAGGACAAAACCAGCCTGAGCTCCAGTCT gTCTCTGTCGCATCATGAGGACGAGCAG GACGAGTCCTTCGTGGAGATCAGTCACCCCTCCATGTGCTCCATGTGTGAGCAGGACGACTCCCTCCTGAAGACCAAG AAGCAGTGTAAAAACTGCAGCATGGTTTTCTGCGAGAGCTGCGTGTCCAACGAGCTGCCGCTGCCTTCCTCCATCCTGCCAGAGACGGTGTGCTCCGCCTGCtactccctgctgctgcagcagtacGCCTCAACGCCGACATGA
- the rufy3 gene encoding protein RUFY3 isoform X4, whose protein sequence is MSDLTPQSETPTSTTDKITQAARETIYLCNFRVSVDGEWLCLRELNDISLTPDPEPAHEDPKDPIAIERLNLMNMAKLSIKGLIESALNLGRTLDSDYAPLQQFFVVMEHCLKHGLKTKKTFLGQNKSFWGALELVEKLTPEAGEITASVKDLPGLKTPLGRGRAWLRLALMQKKLSDYMKTIINRKDLLSEFYEPNALMMEEEGAVIAGLLVGLNVIDANLCMKGEDLDSQVGVIDFSMYLKDGGHSSKSAEGDGQITAILDQKNYVEELNRHLSTSVNALQAKVDALEKSNTKLTEELAVANNRIITLQEDVERVKEESSYHLESRKALRSDSAADGQVLGETRKQLKEETLLRLDVEKELEVQIGMKQEMELSMKMLEKDICEKQDALVELRQQLDDLRTINQQLSHKSQSADASSKQKSEVIARLEEKINQMSGTVKQLETSEKHLVKQARNLNSAAGKLLQLQQ, encoded by the exons ATGTCTGATCTGACGCCCCAGAGCGAAACCCCGACTTCCACTACTGACAAGATCACCCAGGCTGCCCGGGAGACTATTTATCTCTGCAACTTTCGCGTGTCTGTCGATGGCGAGTGGCTTTGCCTTCGCGAGCTCAACGACATCTCCCTCACCCCAGACCCAGAGCCGGCACATGAAG atccGAAGGATCCCATTGCAATCGAAAGGCTTAACTTGATGAACATGGCCAAACTGAGCATCAAGGGCCTGATTGAGTCTGCCCTCAACCTGGGACGCACTCTGGACTCGGACTATGCACCCCTCCAGCAGTTTTTTGTCGTGATGGAGCACTGCCTGAAACACGGGCTCAAAA CTAAGAAAACCTTCCTGGGACAGAACAAGTCTTTCTGGGGGGCGTTGGAGCTGGTGGAGAAGCTGACGCCCGAGGCAGGAGAGATCACTGCCAGCGTAAAAGACCTGCCTGGCCTCAA AACTCCTTTAGGCAGAGGACGTGCCTGGTTACGACTGGCCTTAATGCAGAAGAAGCTGTCCGACTACATGAAGACCATCATCAACAGAAAGGACCTGCTCAG TGAATTCTATGAGCCAAACGCgctgatgatggaggaggagggagccgTCATTGCTGGACTGCTCGTCGGACTCAACGTCATCGATGCCAATCTGTGTATGAAGGGAGAGGACCTTGACTCACAG GTCGGGGTGATTGATTTCTCAATGTACCTCAAAGATGGTGGACACAGTAGTAAGAGTGCAGAGGG CGACGGTCAGATCACAGCTATTCTGGACCAGAAGAATTATGTGGAGGAGCTGAACAGACATTTAAG caCGTCAGTAAATGCCCTCCAGGCCAAGGTGGACGCTCTGGAGAAGTCCAACACAAAGCTAACAGAGGAG CTCGCGGTGGCAAACAACAGGATCATCACCCTACAAGAAGATgtggagagagtgaaagaggagAGCTCGTATCACCTGGAGTCCAGAAAG GCGTTAAGAAGCGACTCGGCAGCAGACGGACAAGTGCTGGGCGAAACACGCAAGCAGCTCAAAGAGGAAACTCTGCTTCGACTG GATgtggagaaggagctggaggtgCAGATCGGGATGAAGCAGGAGATGGAGCTGTCCATGAAGATGCTGGAGAAAGACATCTGTGAGAAGCAGGATGCTCTGGTGGAGCTCAGGCAGCAGCTGGATGATCTCCGCACCATCAACCAACAGCTCAGCCACAAGTCGCAG AGTGCAGACGCCAGCTCCAAACAGAAGAGTGAAGTCATCGCTCGCCTGGAGGAGAAGATAAACCAAATGTCAGGGACTGTAAAACAGCTGGAGACcag TGAGAAACATTTGGTGAAACAGGCCAGAAACCTGAACTCGGCTGCAGGGaagctgctccagctgcagcagtag
- the rufy3 gene encoding protein RUFY3 isoform X2, whose amino-acid sequence MAELPADSAPLGSSEGSESCGRQNSSDENGHVDSPDETLSPTSVIYFKEALSSSNLRFGKPGSVSPTSLRQYDFQIERLQSKRRNPKDPIAIERLNLMNMAKLSIKGLIESALNLGRTLDSDYAPLQQFFVVMEHCLKHGLKTKKTFLGQNKSFWGALELVEKLTPEAGEITASVKDLPGLKTPLGRGRAWLRLALMQKKLSDYMKTIINRKDLLSEFYEPNALMMEEEGAVIAGLLVGLNVIDANLCMKGEDLDSQVGVIDFSMYLKDGGHSSKSAEGDGQITAILDQKNYVEELNRHLSTSVNALQAKVDALEKSNTKLTEELAVANNRIITLQEDVERVKEESSYHLESRKALRSDSAADGQVLGETRKQLKEETLLRLDVEKELEVQIGMKQEMELSMKMLEKDICEKQDALVELRQQLDDLRTINQQLSHKSQSADASSKQKSEVIARLEEKINQMSGTVKQLETRCKQTEKARDLAVEANRLFKQEFGDKIESLQVEVEQLRKHRSSLELELRREREREQRAEHHRSVASRQSSTHQRERRNPENVPKRLPESPSVKTEADQLQSEQEDKTSLSSSLSLSHHEDEQDESFVEISHPSMCSMCEQDDSLLKTKKQCKNCSMVFCESCVSNELPLPSSILPETVCSACYSLLLQQYASTPT is encoded by the exons atggcgGAGCTCCCGGCGGACTCGGCTCCGCTCGGCTCTTCAGAGGGTTCAGAAAGTTGTGGGAGACAAAATTCATCGGATGAAAACGGACACGTTGACAGTCCGGACGAGACTCTCTCCCCGACATCCGTGATTTACTTCAAGGAGGCTTTAAGCTCCTCCAACCTGCGCTTCGGGAAGCCCGGGTCGGTCTCACCGACTTCCCTCCGACAGTATGACTTCCAGATTGAAAGACTCCAGTCAAAGCGCAGAA atccGAAGGATCCCATTGCAATCGAAAGGCTTAACTTGATGAACATGGCCAAACTGAGCATCAAGGGCCTGATTGAGTCTGCCCTCAACCTGGGACGCACTCTGGACTCGGACTATGCACCCCTCCAGCAGTTTTTTGTCGTGATGGAGCACTGCCTGAAACACGGGCTCAAAA CTAAGAAAACCTTCCTGGGACAGAACAAGTCTTTCTGGGGGGCGTTGGAGCTGGTGGAGAAGCTGACGCCCGAGGCAGGAGAGATCACTGCCAGCGTAAAAGACCTGCCTGGCCTCAA AACTCCTTTAGGCAGAGGACGTGCCTGGTTACGACTGGCCTTAATGCAGAAGAAGCTGTCCGACTACATGAAGACCATCATCAACAGAAAGGACCTGCTCAG TGAATTCTATGAGCCAAACGCgctgatgatggaggaggagggagccgTCATTGCTGGACTGCTCGTCGGACTCAACGTCATCGATGCCAATCTGTGTATGAAGGGAGAGGACCTTGACTCACAG GTCGGGGTGATTGATTTCTCAATGTACCTCAAAGATGGTGGACACAGTAGTAAGAGTGCAGAGGG CGACGGTCAGATCACAGCTATTCTGGACCAGAAGAATTATGTGGAGGAGCTGAACAGACATTTAAG caCGTCAGTAAATGCCCTCCAGGCCAAGGTGGACGCTCTGGAGAAGTCCAACACAAAGCTAACAGAGGAG CTCGCGGTGGCAAACAACAGGATCATCACCCTACAAGAAGATgtggagagagtgaaagaggagAGCTCGTATCACCTGGAGTCCAGAAAG GCGTTAAGAAGCGACTCGGCAGCAGACGGACAAGTGCTGGGCGAAACACGCAAGCAGCTCAAAGAGGAAACTCTGCTTCGACTG GATgtggagaaggagctggaggtgCAGATCGGGATGAAGCAGGAGATGGAGCTGTCCATGAAGATGCTGGAGAAAGACATCTGTGAGAAGCAGGATGCTCTGGTGGAGCTCAGGCAGCAGCTGGATGATCTCCGCACCATCAACCAACAGCTCAGCCACAAGTCGCAG AGTGCAGACGCCAGCTCCAAACAGAAGAGTGAAGTCATCGCTCGCCTGGAGGAGAAGATAAACCAAATGTCAGGGACTGTAAAACAGCTGGAGACcag ATGCAAACAGACGGAGAAGGCGAGGGATCTGGCCGTAGAGGCCAACCGGCTCTTCAAACAGGAGTTTGGAGACAAAATAGAAAGtctgcaggtggaggtggagcagctgaggaaaCACAG gtccagtctggagctggagctgagaagagagcgagagcgagagcaAAGGGCCGAGCATCATCGGAGCGTCGCTTCCAGACAGTCTAGTACCCatcagagggagaggaggaaccCGGAGAATGTACCCAAA CGTCTCCCAGAATCCCCATCTGTGAAAACGGAGGCTGACCAGTTACAGAGTGAACAGGAGGACAAAACCAGCCTGAGCTCCAGTCT gTCTCTGTCGCATCATGAGGACGAGCAG GACGAGTCCTTCGTGGAGATCAGTCACCCCTCCATGTGCTCCATGTGTGAGCAGGACGACTCCCTCCTGAAGACCAAG AAGCAGTGTAAAAACTGCAGCATGGTTTTCTGCGAGAGCTGCGTGTCCAACGAGCTGCCGCTGCCTTCCTCCATCCTGCCAGAGACGGTGTGCTCCGCCTGCtactccctgctgctgcagcagtacGCCTCAACGCCGACATGA